One Capsicum annuum cultivar UCD-10X-F1 chromosome 2, UCD10Xv1.1, whole genome shotgun sequence genomic window carries:
- the LOC107858878 gene encoding 2-oxoglutarate-dependent dioxygenase DAO: METSNSVPVIDLQDFPRQLSKLIWACEEWGCFRILNHDDIVPVSLMAEMKEVVRTLFDLPIEIKKCNKDVIAGSGYMAPSEKNPLYEALGLYDMSSPTDVDAFCTQLDASPHQRETIMKYAAAIHGLTMDIVQKMGEGLGLSNVSFEDWPCQFRINKYHFTPEAVGSYGVQIHTDSGFLTILQDDESVGGLEVMKKSGEFVAVDPWPNTLLVNLGDIGTVWSNGRFYTVKHRVICKEAKIRVSIASFLLGPRDTPVEPPTELVDAEHPRVYVPFTFNDYRKLRLSTKLQAGEALDLMRTNL, from the exons atgGAGACTTCAAATTCAGTGCCAGTAATCGATTTACAAGACTTTCCAAGGCAATTATCTAAGTTGATTTGGGCATGTGAAGAGTGGGGTTGCTTTAGAATTTTGAACCATGATGATATTGTACCAGTTTCACTTATGGCTGAGATGAAGGAAGTGGTTAGGACATTGTTTGATCTTCCAATTGAAATCAAGAAATGTAACAAGGATGTTATTGCTGGATCTGGGTACATGGCTCCTAGTGAAAAGAATCCACTTTATGAAGCTTTGGGTCTTTATGACATGTCTTCTCCTACAGATGTAGATGCCTTTTGTACTCAATTGGATGCTTCCCCACACCAAAG AGAGACAATCATGAAGTATGCTGCAGCTATTCATGGACTAACGATGGACATCGTGCAAAAAATGGGTGAAGGGTTGGGACTGTCAAATGTTTCCTTCGAGGATTGGCCTTGTCAGTTTAGGATTAACAAGTACCACTTCACACCAGAAGCTGTAGGTTCCTATGGGGTTCAGATACATACAGACTCCGGATTCCTTACTATTCTGCAGGATGATGAAAGCGTTGGTGGTCTTGAGGTCATGAAGAAATCTGGTGAATTTGTAGCAGTTGATCCCTGGCCAAACACCCTCCTTGTGAATCTTGGAGACATAGGCACG GTATGGAGCAATGGAAGATTTTACACTGTTAAGCATAGAGTGATATGCAAGGAAGCAAAAATACGGGTGTCTATTGCTTCATTTCTCTTGGGACCAAGGGACACACCAGTAGAACCACCAACTGAGCTGGTAGATGCTGAACACCCCCGTGTCTATGTTCCTTTCACTTTCAATGATTATAGAAAGCTCCGGTTATCAACAAAGTTGCAAGCGGGGGAAGCTCTTGATCTTATGCGCACTAACTTGTAA
- the LOC107858877 gene encoding probable L-type lectin-domain containing receptor kinase S.5, whose protein sequence is MGLLTAKTLTIFIFFCCLQLKLEAQKLEHFNREYASFDETFFNIFEVEKPATISNFALQVTPDSASADFNLYNNSGRILFKQPFKLWDGDVSDNKTRVASFNSSFLVNIYRPKNETAAEGLAFLISPDLEKPLSSQGQYLGLTNATTDGKTSNKVIAVELDTYKQGFDPDDNHIGIDIHSVRSVKTESLTSHGIELAPIGARFYNVWVQYDGIKKVLDVYIAEQAQKNGSTPPRPNSPILTYNLDLKDHVNQESYFGFSASTGSNYQLNCVLRWNLTVEYFPDKKHPWLKVVLGVGVPVLVLLLLGAAYLGWYYHKKRIDRSQSNILGALKSLPGTPQEFEFKALKKATNNFDEKNKLGQGGYGVVYRGVLAGGDNKDIAVKWFSRESIKGQDDFLAELTIINRLRHKHLVKLLGWCHKNGKLLLVYEYMPNGSLDMHLFSGPDKEPLSWHVRYKIVQGVASALHYLHNEYEQRVVHRDLKASNIMLDSKFNARLGDFGLARALDNERTSYAEAEGVLGTMGYIAPECFHTGKATQQSDVYAFGAVLLEVVCGQRPGTKINGFQFFVDWVWYLHRDGRILEAVDQRLGDVYVADEARKLLLLGLACSHPIATDRPKTQAILQIISGSAPAPEVPPFKPAFVWPSMVPIDIDSSVVDTTSITTSHFNSGWSLDYQSRESPYADHSLV, encoded by the exons ATGGGATTGTTGACAGCAAAAACACTCaccattttcatctttttctgcTGTCTACAGCTCAAACTTGAAGCACAAAAACTGGAACATTTCAATAGAGAGTATGCGTCTTTTGATGAAACATTCTTTAACATCTTTGAAGTTGAAAAGCCTGCAACAATAAGCAACTTTGCTCTGCAGGTGACTCCAGACTCTGCATCAGCTGACTTCAACCTCTACAATAACTCAGGAAGAATCCTTTTTAAGCAGCCATTTAAGCTATGGGATGGTGATGTTTCTGACAATAAAACAAGGGTGGCATCTTTCAACTCTTCTTTTCTCGTTAACATTTACAGGCCAAAGAATGAAACAGCTGCTGAAGGTTTAGCATTCCTGATTTCTCCAGATTTGGAGAAGCCACTTAGTAGTCAGGGGCAGTATTTGGGGTTGACAAATGCTACTACTGATGGCAAAACTAGCAACAAAGTTATTGCTGTTGAGCTTGATACTTATAAGCAGGGGTTTGACCCTGATGATAATCATATAGGTATTGATATCCACAGTGTTAGATCTGTAAAGACTGAATCTTTAACATCCCATGGTATAGAACTTGCTCCTATTGGTGCAAGATTCTATAATGTTTGGGTACAATATGATGGCATCAAAAAGGTTCTCGATGTGTATATTGCTGAACAAGCACAGAAGAATGGGTCTACCCCACCTAGGCCAAACAGCCCCATCTTAACGTATAATCTTGATTTAAAAGACCATGTAAATCAAGAATCATATTTTGGGTTTTCTGCATCAACTGGGAGCAATTACCAACTCAACTGCGTGTTGAGATGGAACTTGACAGTTGAGTATTTCCCAGATAAAAAACATCCTTGGTTGAAGGTTGTTTTAGGGGTTGGGGTTCCAGTACTGGTGTTATTGCTTCTTGGGGCAGCATATTTGGGGTGGTATTACCACAAGAAAAGGATTGATAGGTCCCAGTCAAACATATTGGGTGCACTCAAGAGTTTGCCTGGAACCccacaagagtttgagtttaAGGCCTTGAAGAAAGCTACTaacaattttgatgaaaagaATAAGCTTGGACAAGGGGGTTATGGAGTTGTTTACAGAGGAGTTTTAGCTGGTGGGGATAATAAAGATATTGCAGTCAAGTGGTTTTCTAGGGAAAGCATCAAAGGCCAAGATGATTTCTTGGCTGAGCTTACCATTATTAATCGTCTCAGACATAAACATCTTGTTAAATTGCTTG GATGGTGTCACAAGAATGGAAAGTTACTGCTTGTATATGAATACATGCCTAATGGCAGCTTAGATATGCACCTCTTTTCTGGGCCAGATAAAGAGCCGCTCAGTTGGCACGTCCGCTACAAGATTGTGCAAGGTGTTGCCTCAGCATTGCACTACCTGCACAATGAGTACGAGCAGAGGGTGGTCCATCGCGATCTGAAGGCAAGTAACATCATGCTCGACTCCAAGTTCAATGCGCGCCTTGGGGATTTTGGCCTTGCACGAGCCCTTGACAATGAAAGGACCTCCTATGCCGAGGCAGAAGGTGTGCTTGGCACAATGGGATACATTGCACCAGAGTGTTTCCACACCGGAAAAGCCACACAGCAATCTGACGTGTACGCATTCGGGGCAGTGTTGTTGGAAGTTGTATGTGGACAGAGACCTGGAACCAAGATTAATGGCTTTCAGTTCTTTGTTGATTGGGTTTGGTACTTGCATCGCGATGGACGTATCTTGGAAGCTGTTGATCAAAGGCTTGGAGATGTCTATGTTGCTGATGAAGCAAGGAAACTTCTTCTACTTGGTTTGGCTTGTTCACATCCAATAGCTACTGACAGGCCTAAAACACAGGCCATACTTCAGATTATATCAGGATCAGCACCAGCACCAGAAGTTCCACCATTCAAGCCAGCATTTGTATGGCCCTCAATGGTGCCAATTGACATAGACTCAAGTGTTGTGGACACAACATCCATCACAACTTCTCATTTTAATTCAGGATGGAGTCTTGACTACCAAAGCAGGGAGAGCCCATATGCAGACCACTCCTTGGTCTAG